The Paenibacillus sp. RUD330 genome has a segment encoding these proteins:
- a CDS encoding methyl-accepting chemotaxis protein, translated as MKLNPLRYVSAKLFLIVFVSILVCVLSVGQISYGISKNVIEKKVSASTEETVSQIAGKLDLILDNYLNYSVQFLTDKEIQSNVGEFFSSTVDEYGVFSAQRILTDKLSGMAMSNKGVLNVNFVPIDPHAKTQVLGTGNLNYEKVKESAWVKAAIEQNGLPIWIPTQPKGFQENGDKPSIGLARVIKSPSGTNAFVMLIELRESLISDQLNAINLGSDSRVALLGADKAVLSDTMAAEDGAEGGEGKTFNFNAPSDADSGSFRADSPAGQVLTIYNKLGVNDWKVVAMLPTAELVKDANQISRMTWIIAAAAAVLALLVGLYVIYSVGRPLRLMRNLMNEGKKGNLAIRSGHRSKDEIGQLSSSFNEMMEQITGLVQQARESAEQVLSTAGEVGQSSRRTAGAAREIAAATEEIAGGATSLAMEAEKGSDLTSGMDESMRRVKLSNDGMIAAAGEMEAAGAQGTGHMAALIDQTGLAEGMVRGMAEKVDRLKDSTRSIRKILDVLGSVAKQTNILSLNASIEAARAGAAGKGFMVVAGEIRQLAEQSRESISVVEGITDTIQREIDETVSVLSEAQPIFQEQIGSVREANGIFLDVQTRMADLARSLDGVTEAIRTLDETQAQLSEAMGSVSAVAEQSSATSEEVASLSSEQLGVSEGLVNLSSELEEVSRSLQKSLERFRTE; from the coding sequence ATGAAGCTGAACCCGCTGCGTTATGTAAGCGCCAAGCTGTTTTTGATCGTTTTTGTCAGTATTCTCGTTTGCGTTCTGTCCGTAGGTCAAATCTCTTATGGCATTTCCAAGAATGTGATTGAAAAAAAGGTTAGCGCTTCCACGGAAGAGACGGTCAGTCAGATCGCCGGAAAGCTGGATCTGATCTTGGACAACTACCTCAATTACTCCGTCCAATTCCTTACGGACAAGGAAATCCAGTCCAATGTAGGGGAGTTCTTCAGTTCGACGGTCGATGAGTACGGAGTGTTCTCCGCGCAGCGCATCCTTACGGACAAGCTCTCGGGGATGGCCATGTCCAACAAGGGCGTGCTCAATGTCAACTTCGTCCCGATCGACCCCCATGCGAAGACACAGGTTCTGGGCACAGGCAATCTCAACTACGAGAAGGTCAAGGAATCGGCCTGGGTCAAAGCGGCGATCGAGCAGAACGGACTTCCGATCTGGATTCCGACGCAGCCGAAGGGATTCCAGGAGAACGGCGACAAGCCTTCCATCGGGCTCGCTCGCGTCATCAAATCGCCTTCGGGCACGAACGCTTTCGTCATGCTGATCGAGCTGCGGGAATCGCTGATCTCCGATCAGCTCAATGCGATCAATCTCGGCAGCGACAGCCGGGTAGCCCTGTTGGGAGCGGACAAGGCCGTGCTGTCGGATACGATGGCGGCTGAGGACGGCGCAGAAGGCGGCGAAGGCAAAACCTTCAACTTCAATGCGCCATCCGACGCAGATAGCGGAAGCTTCCGCGCGGACAGTCCGGCGGGCCAAGTGCTGACGATTTACAACAAGCTCGGGGTGAACGACTGGAAGGTCGTCGCGATGCTGCCTACCGCGGAGCTGGTGAAGGATGCCAACCAAATCTCGCGCATGACCTGGATCATCGCTGCAGCTGCGGCCGTTCTCGCCTTGCTTGTCGGGCTCTATGTCATCTACTCCGTCGGACGCCCGCTGCGGCTGATGCGCAACCTGATGAACGAAGGGAAGAAAGGCAATCTCGCGATCCGTTCCGGCCATCGATCCAAGGATGAGATCGGACAGCTGTCGTCGAGCTTCAACGAGATGATGGAGCAGATCACAGGCCTCGTGCAGCAGGCGCGGGAAAGCGCGGAGCAGGTGCTGTCGACGGCCGGAGAGGTCGGGCAGTCGTCCCGCCGTACGGCCGGAGCGGCGCGGGAAATCGCGGCGGCGACGGAGGAGATCGCAGGCGGGGCGACCAGCCTGGCGATGGAAGCGGAGAAGGGCAGCGACCTGACGAGCGGCATGGACGAGAGCATGCGCCGGGTGAAGCTGTCCAATGACGGCATGATCGCGGCGGCCGGCGAGATGGAAGCGGCCGGTGCGCAGGGGACCGGCCATATGGCGGCGCTGATCGACCAGACCGGCCTGGCGGAGGGCATGGTGCGCGGAATGGCGGAGAAGGTCGACCGGCTGAAGGACAGCACGCGCTCGATCCGCAAAATTCTGGACGTGCTCGGAAGCGTGGCGAAGCAGACGAACATCCTGTCGCTGAACGCGTCGATCGAGGCGGCGCGGGCGGGAGCGGCAGGCAAGGGATTCATGGTCGTAGCCGGGGAAATCCGGCAGCTGGCCGAGCAGTCGCGGGAATCGATCAGCGTGGTGGAAGGCATCACCGATACGATCCAGCGCGAGATCGACGAGACGGTATCGGTGCTGTCGGAGGCGCAGCCGATCTTCCAGGAGCAGATCGGATCGGTGCGGGAAGCGAACGGAATCTTCCTGGACGTGCAGACGCGGATGGCGGATCTGGCGAGAAGCCTGGACGGCGTGACGGAGGCGATCCGGACGCTGGACG
- a CDS encoding methyl-accepting chemotaxis protein has protein sequence MGNRLAEWIEKRKNKDNLNSGDRAGGQAAAKAGSAGKLSLNIGRSVGLKLFLTFFAGILACVLLMGYFSYQISKSVIETKVSESSQATLKQMSDKLDLVFDKFNDFSLQFVADVTLQNMIGSTMYASDDNARTNAERELNNKLQSMVLGTSGVENLNLIPVSSKLSERVLGTGKLELEKVHQASWYQEALKDLSQGVWIPTQPAGFQDGGKPTLGLARALREPGGTDPIYVVLVEIQDRVIQDQLQGAQLGDGGTVTILDRQDGILLDASGRDFIGKKSAVAFSAQAKDGDSGMFVTDESGTKSLAIYNRFNANPWMAAGTIPVGELVKDARKIYILTVYVSIGAVLVAILLGFVVMRMVGIPLRRLRNLMNEGKKGNLTIRSGHRSQDEIGQLSSSFNEMMEQITGLVQQARESAEQVLSTAGEVGQSSRRTAGAAREIAAATEEIAGGATSLAMEAEKGSDLTTGMDESMRRVKLSNDSMIAAAGEVQAAGAQGTGHMAALIDQTGLAEGMVRGMAEKVDRLKDSTRSIRKILDVLGSVAKQTNILSLNASIEAARAGAAGKGFMVVAGEIRQLAEQSRESISVVEGITDTIQREIDETVSVLSEAQPIFQGQIGSVREANGIFLDVQTRMADLARSLDGVTEAIRTLDETQAQLSEAMGSVSAVAEQSSATSEEVASLSSEQLGVSEGLVNLSSELEEVSRSLQKALERFRIEQS, from the coding sequence ATGGGGAATCGTTTGGCAGAATGGATAGAAAAGCGGAAAAACAAGGACAACCTCAACAGCGGCGACAGAGCAGGCGGGCAGGCCGCAGCGAAGGCCGGCAGCGCCGGCAAGCTCTCCTTGAACATCGGACGATCGGTCGGACTGAAGCTCTTCCTTACTTTTTTTGCTGGCATTTTGGCATGCGTGCTGCTCATGGGATACTTCTCCTACCAAATTTCAAAGAGCGTCATCGAGACCAAGGTGTCGGAATCGTCGCAGGCGACGCTCAAGCAGATGTCGGACAAGCTTGATCTCGTATTCGACAAATTCAATGATTTCTCGCTGCAGTTCGTCGCGGATGTCACGCTGCAGAACATGATCGGCTCTACGATGTACGCCTCGGATGACAATGCCCGGACCAATGCGGAGCGCGAGCTCAACAACAAGCTCCAGAGCATGGTCCTCGGCACGTCGGGGGTGGAGAACCTCAATCTGATTCCGGTCAGCTCCAAGCTGAGCGAGCGGGTTCTTGGAACGGGCAAGCTGGAGCTGGAGAAGGTCCATCAGGCTTCCTGGTACCAGGAAGCGCTGAAAGACCTCAGTCAAGGCGTCTGGATCCCGACGCAGCCGGCAGGCTTCCAGGATGGGGGAAAACCGACGCTTGGATTGGCCCGTGCGCTTAGGGAGCCCGGCGGGACGGATCCGATCTATGTCGTGCTTGTCGAGATCCAGGACCGGGTCATCCAAGACCAGCTCCAGGGCGCCCAGCTTGGCGACGGCGGCACGGTCACGATTCTCGACCGCCAAGACGGAATTCTGCTGGATGCTTCCGGCAGGGACTTCATCGGAAAGAAATCCGCGGTAGCCTTCAGCGCTCAAGCCAAGGACGGCGATTCGGGAATGTTCGTCACAGACGAGAGCGGAACGAAGTCGCTTGCGATCTACAACCGATTCAACGCCAACCCCTGGATGGCAGCGGGAACGATACCGGTTGGCGAGCTGGTGAAGGACGCGCGGAAAATCTACATTTTGACGGTATATGTTTCCATCGGCGCGGTTCTCGTGGCCATTCTGCTCGGATTCGTCGTCATGAGGATGGTCGGAATACCGCTTCGCCGTCTCCGCAACCTGATGAACGAAGGGAAAAAAGGCAATCTGACGATCCGCTCGGGCCATCGCTCGCAGGACGAGATCGGACAGCTGTCGTCGAGCTTCAACGAGATGATGGAGCAGATCACAGGCCTCGTGCAGCAGGCGCGGGAAAGCGCGGAGCAGGTGCTGTCGACGGCCGGAGAGGTCGGGCAGTCGTCCCGCCGTACGGCCGGAGCGGCGCGGGAAATCGCGGCGGCGACGGAGGAGATCGCGGGCGGGGCGACCAGCCTGGCGATGGAAGCGGAGAAGGGCAGCGACCTGACGACCGGCATGGACGAGAGCATGCGCCGGGTGAAGCTGTCCAATGACAGCATGATCGCGGCGGCAGGCGAGGTCCAAGCGGCGGGTGCGCAGGGGACGGGCCATATGGCGGCGCTGATCGACCAGACCGGCCTGGCGGAGGGCATGGTGCGCGGAATGGCGGAGAAGGTCGACCGGCTGAAGGACAGCACGCGCTCAATCCGCAAAATTCTGGACGTGCTCGGAAGCGTGGCGAAGCAGACGAACATCCTGTCGCTGAACGCGTCGATCGAGGCGGCGCGGGCGGGAGCGGCAGGCAAGGGATTCATGGTCGTAGCCGGGGAAATCCGGCAGCTGGCCGAGCAGTCGCGGGAATCGATCAGCGTGGTGGAAGGCATCACCGATACGATCCAGCGCGAGATCGACGAGACGGTATCGGTGCTGTCGGAGGCGCAGCCGATCTTCCAGGGGCAGATCGGATCGGTGCGGGAAGCGAACGGAATCTTCCTGGACGTGCAGACGCGGATGGCGGATCTGGCGAGAAGCCTGGACGGCGTGACGGAGGCGATCCGGACGCTGGACGAGACGCAGGCGCAGCTGAGCGAGGCGATGGGCAGCGTAAGCGCCGTGGCGGAGCAGTCTTCGGCGACGTCGGAGGAAGTCGCGTCTTTGAGCAGCGAGCAGCTGGGCGTGAGCGAAGGGCTTGTCAACCTTTCCTCCGAGCTGGAGGAAGTGTCGCGCTCGCTGCAGAAGGCTTTGGAGCGGTTCCGGATCGAACAATCATAA
- a CDS encoding U32 family peptidase, translating into MTTNKPLLKGKRHRLDKPELLAPAGNLEKLKFAVHYGADAVYIGGQKYGLRSGADNFSFEEMREGVEFAARYGAKVFVATNIYAHNEDIEGLEDYLRGLEEAGIAAIIAADPAIVETAQRVAPGLEVHLSTQQSVLNWRTVKFWKDEGLPRVVLARETSLEEIAEMKAHVDIEIEAFIHGAMCSSFSGRCVLSNHFTDRDSNRGGCCQSCRWKYDLYVDGDSVNSEQDSQFTMGSKDLCMISHLPELIEVGVDSFKIEGRMKSLHYVATVVNAYRQAIDAYFADPDRYELKPEWVDEINKSANRPLNTGFFFDTPGTEDHIYEPEQKAAPYDFAGVVLSYDEATGEAVIQQRNHFKPGTEVEFFGPGGTFFKQSVEEIRDLEGQLLDAARHPLQHVRIRTAQPVHPMDMMRKRIR; encoded by the coding sequence ATGACTACAAACAAACCCCTTCTCAAAGGAAAGCGCCATCGCCTGGACAAGCCGGAGCTGCTCGCTCCGGCCGGCAACCTGGAGAAGCTCAAGTTCGCGGTGCATTACGGCGCCGACGCCGTCTATATCGGCGGGCAGAAGTACGGGCTCCGCTCGGGTGCGGACAACTTCAGCTTCGAGGAAATGCGCGAAGGCGTCGAGTTCGCCGCCCGTTATGGCGCGAAGGTATTCGTCGCGACGAACATCTACGCCCACAACGAAGACATCGAAGGGCTTGAGGACTATCTGCGCGGCCTCGAAGAGGCCGGCATAGCCGCGATCATCGCGGCTGATCCCGCCATCGTAGAGACGGCCCAGCGGGTCGCTCCCGGCCTGGAGGTCCATCTCAGCACCCAGCAGTCGGTGCTCAACTGGCGCACGGTCAAGTTCTGGAAGGATGAAGGGCTGCCGCGCGTCGTGCTTGCGCGGGAGACGAGCCTGGAGGAAATCGCGGAGATGAAAGCCCATGTCGACATCGAGATCGAGGCGTTCATCCACGGCGCGATGTGCTCCTCGTTCTCCGGCCGCTGCGTGCTCTCCAACCACTTCACCGACCGGGATTCCAACCGCGGCGGCTGCTGCCAGTCCTGCCGCTGGAAGTACGATCTGTACGTGGACGGCGATTCCGTCAACAGCGAGCAGGACAGCCAGTTCACAATGGGCTCCAAGGACCTGTGCATGATCTCGCATCTGCCGGAGCTGATCGAGGTCGGCGTGGACAGCTTCAAGATCGAGGGCCGGATGAAAAGCCTTCATTACGTAGCTACCGTCGTCAACGCTTACCGCCAGGCCATCGATGCTTACTTCGCCGATCCCGACAGGTACGAGCTGAAGCCGGAATGGGTGGATGAGATCAACAAGTCCGCCAACCGGCCGCTCAATACGGGCTTCTTCTTCGATACGCCGGGCACGGAAGACCATATTTACGAGCCGGAGCAAAAAGCCGCTCCGTACGACTTCGCCGGCGTTGTCCTCTCCTACGACGAGGCGACAGGCGAAGCGGTCATCCAGCAGCGCAACCATTTCAAGCCCGGCACCGAGGTGGAGTTCTTCGGACCGGGAGGAACCTTCTTCAAACAGTCGGTGGAGGAGATCCGCGACTTGGAAGGACAGCTGCTCGATGCCGCGCGGCATCCGCTGCAGCATGTGCGGATCCGGACGGCTCAGCCTGTCCATCCGATGGATATGATGCGCAAGCGCATCCGCTAA
- a CDS encoding peptidase U32 family protein — translation MNTKPELLTTAASLGELRKLMEAGADAFIIGESKYGARLPGEFGLGEMAEAVEAAHGFARPVRIYAAVNNLLDNAAADSLPEYLGSLAQIGVDAIVFGDPSVLVTAREAAPGVALHWNAEMTSTSYAQADYWGRRGASRIVLARELNMEQIIEIKQRTSLEVQVQVHGMTNIYHSKRSLVDSYMGHLGKEASELDSRLGQGLYLMEEERRDERYPIYQDAHGTYMMSSDDVCMIENLHELMEAGIDSLRVEGLMKTAAYNETVIRAYRAAIDAYAADPQNYEFKEEWLDAIRELQDPSRELSYGFFFKEQVY, via the coding sequence TTGAATACCAAACCGGAACTATTGACAACAGCTGCTTCCTTGGGCGAGCTCCGCAAGCTCATGGAAGCCGGAGCGGATGCGTTCATCATCGGAGAATCCAAATACGGAGCGAGGCTGCCGGGCGAATTCGGACTCGGGGAGATGGCCGAGGCCGTCGAGGCGGCGCATGGCTTCGCCCGTCCCGTGCGGATTTACGCCGCCGTCAACAACTTGCTGGACAATGCGGCCGCAGACTCATTGCCCGAATATCTCGGCTCTCTGGCGCAAATCGGCGTGGATGCGATCGTCTTCGGCGATCCGTCCGTCCTGGTGACCGCGCGGGAGGCGGCGCCGGGCGTGGCGCTGCACTGGAACGCCGAGATGACCTCGACGAGCTACGCCCAGGCCGATTACTGGGGCCGCAGGGGAGCGTCGCGGATCGTGCTCGCGCGCGAGCTGAACATGGAGCAGATCATCGAGATCAAGCAGCGGACCAGCCTGGAGGTTCAGGTCCAGGTGCACGGAATGACGAACATCTACCATTCCAAGCGCTCTCTTGTCGACAGCTATATGGGCCATCTCGGCAAGGAAGCATCGGAGCTTGACAGCCGTCTCGGCCAAGGCCTCTATCTGATGGAGGAGGAGCGCAGGGACGAGCGCTATCCGATCTACCAGGATGCCCATGGGACTTATATGATGAGCTCCGATGACGTCTGCATGATCGAGAACCTGCATGAGCTGATGGAAGCGGGAATCGACAGCCTGCGGGTCGAGGGCTTGATGAAAACGGCGGCGTACAACGAGACCGTCATCCGCGCCTATCGCGCGGCAATCGACGCGTATGCCGCCGATCCGCAAAACTACGAGTTCAAGGAAGAATGGCTGGACGCCATCCGCGAGCTTCAGGACCCGAGCCGGGAGCTGAGCTACGGCTTCTTCTTCAAAGAGCAAGTCTATTGA
- the mltG gene encoding endolytic transglycosylase MltG, with translation MPGGQPSGPARSRITLWVVLTLLTLLLVTAAGIAGYIWNGLRPAAAGEMKQVQIARGMSPFQVADLLEREGIIRNAFIFKYYLKFKEQGGSFQAGTYELAPGMEHESIIQKLNSGSTVKEAVIRFTIPEGYTLLQIADKLSKEGIIDKNRFLELADSNKAWGDAEAVKTIPEDSRIRHRLEGYLFPDTYELKKGSTEEDILTRMVEETDRKLAELPDLDETLQERGMSLHELLTVASLVEREVVVDAERAAVAGVIYNRLAKPMRLQIDATVQYLLDKPKERLYEKDLEVQSPYNTYRSDGLPPGPISSPSLKSIDAALHPEKNEYYYYVTKKDGSSRHLFAVTYEQHLNNIKQSGK, from the coding sequence ATGCCGGGCGGGCAGCCGTCCGGGCCGGCGAGAAGCCGGATTACGCTTTGGGTAGTGCTGACGCTGCTAACCCTGCTGCTCGTGACGGCTGCAGGAATCGCAGGGTATATATGGAACGGACTGCGGCCTGCGGCCGCGGGCGAGATGAAGCAGGTGCAGATCGCCCGGGGCATGTCGCCGTTTCAGGTGGCCGACCTTCTGGAGCGGGAAGGCATTATTCGGAATGCCTTCATTTTCAAATATTACCTGAAATTCAAGGAACAGGGCGGGAGCTTCCAGGCCGGAACGTACGAGCTCGCGCCGGGCATGGAGCATGAATCGATCATCCAGAAGCTGAACAGCGGCTCGACGGTGAAGGAAGCGGTCATCCGGTTCACGATTCCGGAAGGATACACCCTGCTGCAGATCGCGGACAAGCTGTCGAAGGAAGGCATCATCGACAAGAACCGCTTCCTTGAGCTGGCCGATTCCAATAAAGCCTGGGGCGACGCCGAAGCGGTCAAGACGATTCCGGAGGATTCCCGGATCCGCCACCGTCTGGAAGGCTATTTGTTCCCGGACACCTACGAGCTCAAGAAGGGCAGCACCGAGGAGGATATCCTCACCCGCATGGTGGAGGAGACCGACCGCAAGCTTGCCGAGCTGCCCGACCTGGACGAGACGCTGCAGGAGCGGGGCATGTCGCTGCATGAGCTGCTTACCGTCGCCTCTCTGGTCGAGCGCGAGGTCGTCGTCGACGCGGAGCGGGCTGCCGTCGCCGGCGTCATCTACAACCGTCTGGCCAAGCCGATGCGCCTGCAGATCGACGCCACCGTGCAGTACTTGCTGGACAAGCCCAAGGAAAGGCTGTACGAGAAGGATCTCGAGGTCCAGAGCCCCTACAACACGTACCGCAGCGACGGCCTGCCGCCGGGACCGATCAGCAGCCCGAGCTTGAAGTCCATCGATGCCGCGCTGCATCCGGAGAAGAACGAATACTACTATTATGTGACGAAGAAGGACGGCAGCAGCCGTCACCTGTTCGCCGTCACCTACGAGCAGCATCTGAACAACATCAAGCAGAGCGGGAAGTAA
- a CDS encoding DUF1292 domain-containing protein codes for MSISQPERITLLKETFGREVLLVDDSGQEIPYTVQAEFSLGDRSYAALQSPALRKEGEVEMFLIVLGVDGTPELETIEDDEEWELAAESYDALLFEGSDNEE; via the coding sequence ATGAGCATATCGCAGCCGGAGCGCATCACGCTCCTTAAAGAAACATTCGGCCGGGAAGTTCTGCTCGTCGACGACAGCGGACAGGAAATTCCTTATACGGTCCAAGCGGAATTCAGCCTCGGCGACCGCAGCTACGCCGCTCTCCAATCTCCTGCCCTGCGCAAGGAAGGCGAAGTGGAGATGTTCCTGATCGTGCTTGGCGTGGATGGAACTCCTGAGCTGGAGACGATCGAGGATGACGAAGAGTGGGAGCTTGCGGCCGAATCCTATGACGCCCTGCTTTTCGAAGGCTCAGACAACGAGGAATAG
- a CDS encoding DUF1292 domain-containing protein produces the protein MANDDMQYEEPEIIYIPDEDGNEEEFEVIMKFEVDGSDQKYMMVVPLNSEAGEEDEEDEVYAFRYEEDGDDLKLYTIEDEEEWSMVEETFNTLLGELEEEQG, from the coding sequence ATGGCAAATGACGACATGCAGTACGAAGAGCCGGAAATCATCTATATTCCGGACGAAGACGGCAACGAAGAGGAATTCGAGGTAATCATGAAGTTCGAGGTTGACGGCTCGGACCAGAAATATATGATGGTCGTTCCCCTGAACTCCGAAGCCGGAGAAGAGGATGAAGAGGACGAGGTGTACGCCTTCCGTTACGAGGAGGATGGCGACGATCTCAAGCTGTACACGATCGAAGACGAAGAAGAGTGGAGCATGGTAGAGGAAACGTTCAATACCTTGCTCGGCGAACTGGAGGAAGAACAAGGTTAA
- the ruvX gene encoding Holliday junction resolvase RuvX translates to MRLMGLDYGDRRIGVALSDPMGWTAQGLEVVQRRDGSEMQRLAALAAEHEVVGIVVGLPKNMNGSIGPRGEICIAFAEELGQVLNLPVHLWDERLTTVSAERTLIEADVSRKKRKQVVDKMAAALILQNYLDSKMKR, encoded by the coding sequence ATGAGATTGATGGGCTTGGATTACGGCGACCGCCGAATCGGCGTTGCCCTCAGCGACCCAATGGGCTGGACGGCCCAGGGGCTCGAAGTGGTGCAGCGCAGGGACGGCAGCGAGATGCAGCGTCTCGCCGCGCTTGCGGCTGAGCATGAAGTGGTTGGAATCGTTGTCGGGCTGCCCAAGAACATGAACGGCAGCATTGGTCCGCGTGGCGAAATTTGCATCGCATTTGCCGAGGAATTGGGGCAAGTACTGAACTTACCTGTACACCTATGGGACGAAAGACTTACGACGGTATCCGCAGAGCGGACGCTCATCGAGGCGGATGTCAGCCGCAAGAAACGAAAGCAGGTCGTGGATAAGATGGCGGCCGCGCTTATTTTGCAAAACTATCTCGACTCTAAGATGAAAAGGTGA
- a CDS encoding IreB family regulatory phosphoprotein, producing MSSMDKTMKFDVVADGPEASSKDILLTVYDALVDKDYNPINQIVGYLLSGDPAYIPRHNNARSLIRKKERDELIEELVRSYLANHR from the coding sequence GTGAGCTCCATGGACAAGACAATGAAGTTTGACGTGGTTGCGGACGGTCCTGAGGCTTCCTCGAAGGATATCCTGCTGACGGTGTACGACGCGCTGGTGGACAAGGACTACAATCCGATCAACCAGATCGTCGGGTATCTCCTGTCCGGAGATCCCGCTTACATCCCGAGGCACAACAACGCAAGAAGCCTGATCCGCAAGAAGGAACGAGACGAGCTCATTGAGGAATTAGTGCGCTCCTATCTGGCCAATCACCGCTGA